The Virgibacillus siamensis sequence AGCTGCTGCCCAAATATCAGGATAGTGTGTTAATGCTGCCAGAACCATAAATCCACCATAGCTGCGACCCATTATGCCGACTTTATCCGGATCAGCATGTTTCTGGTCGACAAGATGCTTCACAAGCCATTTCAAATCTGCTACTGCATTAAGCCGCTTCCGTTTATCATCGAGTTTTACATAGTTTCTGCCATACCCCATACTGCCGCGAACGTTCGGTGCAACAACAGCAAATCCATTTGCCGCAAGAAATTGTATAACCGGATTATATTCGGCTTTAATTTGTGACTCCGGTCCACCATGAACATAAACAACTACCGGTTGAAATTCACTTTGTTTACTATAGTAAAAGTAAGGAACCTCCACTCCATCAAATGAAGAAAAGCTGCACAATTCCGGTTCCATTAAAGGTTCGATACCTTTCACATCGCCAACATATGTTAACCGCTCCGCTATATCTTCTTCCAAGCTGACTTTCCAAATATCGCCGGGCAATACAGCGCTTTTTACGGATAGAATTAATTCATTATTGGTACTCCAGGAGAATGACTGATACACACCGGATGGCAATGAATTAATATAAAAATGTGTATGATTGGCAATATTGAATATACCCAGTCTGGATACGCCGCCTTCATTAATGGAAAAAGCGAGCTTGTCCTCTTCAGGGGACAATTTGATTTCTTCAACATCCCAATTTTCTGCTGTAAATAGGAATGCCATTTCGGATGGTTCCGAAAATAAAAAACGAACGATACCCAATGTATCCAGGCCGGAATCCGTCAAAAGATATCCCCCTTTACCATCCGCTGTAAGCTCAACCGATTGATACCTGGCATGTTCTTTCTTACTGCCTAACCTATTGATTGTTTTCGTATCTAAATCCAATACATATAATGATTGGTCTATATTTGTTTCCGGTATGCTTAGCAGTAGTTTTCCCCCATCTTTTGTCCAGCAAAGCGGAGTACAATTACCATCAATCTCATAAACTTTCTTCTCTGTTTTTGTTGCCAAATCAAAAATATATACATCGAAGTAACCAGGATGACGCCGATTGCTTGAGTAAGCAATTTTTGTTCCATCCGTTGACCAGCCACCAAACTCATGAAAATATTCCTTCGATACGACAAGCTCTTCTACTTTAGTATCACCTTCGCTTAATAAATAAAATTGTTGCTTTTCGTTTCCTTCATAATCCATTCCAACAATTGTTTGGGCACCTGTGGGCGAATGATGGACAGATAGAGTACGATCAGGAAAGTCAGTAAACTGTTTAACCTCAAGACTTGCCATATCACATTTCCAAACTTGCGGCATTCCACTCTTTTTTGTAATAAACGTTACCGCACTTTCATTTGGAATCACAGATGGCTGGTTGGCACTTTGTACTGTTAAATAGGTATGTAACGTCCGATCATTAACTGAATTCATCATATATAACTCCCCTAATTCTTATAATAATTAAGTAAACCAATAACTGTTAAACAAACCGATATGATCGCAACACTTAATGTAAGTTGAAACAGTCGAGCAGCTATTCCCGCCTTAAATTGTTGTAAATCCTCATCTTCAGCAATGCGTTTATTAGCCCGCTGCAATGATCTTGATTTTGCTGCGGGATTTAAAAATTGCCCCATGATTCGAAAACCATCGTTAAATAAATCCAAAAACCCGGTTTTCCAAATTCGAATGCAAACGGTGATGATGGCGGAACTTAAACCAACCAAAAAGGTGTAATTAATCCATTCCATCAATGACCAATCGAACAGGGCCATGCAGCACAACCATGCGATAATCATTAAACAATACAGCATACCAAGTTTCCACATACTATCGCCGCCTTTAAAAGAATAAGGCCCCCTTTTTGCCACATGGCAAACCATAGAGGGCCTATTCGGGTCCATTTAGTTTTCAGGTTCCATTTTTGCCCATTTAAATTGTGGCAAACGATTCACATAATATGCCACATCTTTCAAATTCGGATTAGTCATATACGTATTCCTATAAAAATAAACTGGCATAAACGGCATTTCATCCAGCAATATTTTCTCTGCTTCATGCAGTAACTGATATCGCTTCTTTGCATCCTGCTCTGCTTTTGCTTTTGCCATAAGTGAATCAAATTCCTTATTCACCCAACCAGTTCGGTTATTCGGACTATCACCCAGGTAATAATCAAGGTTTGCAACCGGATCTAGGAATATTCCGATCCAGCCCATACGCGCCATTTGGAAGTTATGTTGTTTTGTAGTGGCCAAATAGGTTCCCCATTCTTGATTTGCAAGTTTAATATTCACACCGAGATTGTCTTTAAGCATTTCCTGCACTGCCTCAGCAACCTTTTTATGGTTTTCCGATGTATTGTACATTAATGTAACTTCCGGCAGTTTATTCCAGCCTTCTTCCTTTTTCGCCTCTTCCAGCAATTGCTTCGCTTTTTTTACATTTTCCTCAAATTGCGGACCACCCACTTCACGGAAGTCCCCTTTTGGTGTTTCTGCTCCCGAAGGTACCATGCCGAATGCCGGTGTCTCTCCACCCAGGGTGACATTTTTAGTCAATGCCTCACGATTGATTGCCATCGCAAACGCCTTTCGAACCTTTTTATTCGTAAACGGTTCTTTATTTACATTAAACATATACATGTAAGTTCCGTAATATGGAACCGATTTAAAGGCGGGATTTTCACGTGCTTGCTTAATAACATCTGTTGGCAATGTTTGAATCAAGTCCAACTCGCCCGTTTTGAACATTTGATAATACGTTGTCGCTTCGTTAACCATTTCGAACGTAATTTTTTCAAGATTTACTACATCTTTATTGTAATAATGTTCATTTTTTTCAATAACAACATGACTGTCATGTTTCCACTTTGTCAATTTGAATGGACCATTACCAACTAATGTATCAGCCTTTGCAGACCAATTTTCATTCCCTTTCACAACCTCTTTGTTCACCGGATAAAATGTCCATAGTGTTAATAAACTATCAAAATACCCTAATGGTGTGTTTAATTTGACCTGAAACGTTTTCTTGTCAATTGCATTAATTCCCACATCTTCAACGGATCCATTGCCTTTATTATAGGCTTCTGCACCTTTAATATAGTAAAAATAAAACGCAAATGGACTACCTGTTTTAGGATTCAAAACCCTTTTCCAAGCATATTCAAAGTCTTCGGCAGTTACTGGTGAACCATCCGACCATTTCGCATCGTCACGTAAGGTAAATGTATAGGTTTTTCCATCTTTAGAAACCTTTACATCCTTTGCTGCGCCTAAAACCGGCTTTCCTTCTTTGTCACGCGTATACAGCCCTTCAAAAATATGATCCAAAATCCAGCCTGATGTCGTATCTGTTGCTAATGCGGGATCAATATCCGGCGGTTCTGTCATCGCATTAACGACAATTTCCTGCTTTACTTCACCACTCTGACCTGAATCAGAAGCACTGCCTTCACCTCCGCCGCCATAGCAGCCACTCAGTACAATAGAGATTACGAATATGAATACCAAAGCCGACAACCATTTTTTCATTACTGTCACTCCTTATATTTTTATAAAATTAAACATTATTTCGAGAGCTTTCCATTAATATAAATGACAAGCGGTCCAATGACCTCTTTCAACCTCCATCCACTTTGGCTCCTGCGTTGCACATATTCCCATTGCAAATGGACATCTCGTTCTAAACCTGCAGCCACTAGGAGGGTTCGTGGGACTGGGTGGATCACCCTCCAAGACAATCCGCTCACGTCCGGTTTTACGTGGATCAGGTTTTGGTATAGCGGATAATAGCGCCTGCGTATACGGGTGCAACGGATTTGAAAACATAGCATTGCTCTCAGACAGTTCCATCATTTTTCCTAAATACATGACACCAATTCGGTCACTAATATGCTTTACCATCCCAAGGTCATGGGCGATAAACAGATATGTTAATCCTTCCGTCCTTTTAAGATCCTCCATTAAATTAATTACCTGTGCTTGAATCGACACATCCAACGCTGAAATAGGTTCATCAGCAACGATGAAATTTGGCTCGACCGCCAGTGCCCTCGCAATACCAACCCGTTGTCTTTGGCCACCGCTGAACTCATGAGGGTATCGTTTTGCATGTTCTGAACTTAGGCCGACACGTTCCAGCAATTCGTAGATCCGATTCGTACGATCCTTTCCTTTAAAAAGTTTATACGCATCCAACCCTTCTGCAATAATATCCCCAATCCGCATTCTTGGATTTAGGGAGGCATGGGGATCCTGGAAGATGATCTGCATTTCCTTGTTCACTTTTTTCTTCATTTCCCCCGATAATTGTGTTACATTGTGTCCGTTATAAATAATGTTTCCGCCACTTGGATTTTGGAGGCCTACCAGTGTTTTACCCAAGGTTGACTTACCGCTTCCGCTTTCACCGACAAGCCCGAAAGTTTCACCCTTGTTAATCGAAAATGTGATATCATCAACAGACTTTACATTCAGGTTTTTCCTGACCCGGAAATATTTCTTTAATGATTGAAGTTCAACAAGTTGTTCCGTCACGCATTTCCGCCTCCCGCTGCAATGATTTCATCCATTTTTGGCGCGCGTGCGTCATTTAGCCAGCATTTTGCAAGATGCCCTTCATCAATTTCATACGATCCAGGCATCTCTTCCAGACAAACCTCCATTGCAAACTTACATCTTGGTGCAAATGGGCATCCTTTTGGGGGTGAAAAGAGATCCGGAGGTGATCCCTCGATTGGTTCCAGCTGTTTTTGCTCCTTTTCATCCGTGTTCGGCAGCGAATTTAATAAGCCCCATGTATACGGATGTTTCGGATTTTCGAACAGGTCCAAAATCGTCCCGCTTTCAACCATCATTCCGCCGTACATCACAATTACCCTTTGTGCCGTTTCCGCTACTACACCAAGATCATGCGTTATCAGGATAATCGATGTATTCATTTCCTTTTGCAGACCTTTCATCAGTTCCAGCACTTGTGCTTGAATCGTCACATCCAAAGCTGTAGTCGGTTCATCAGCAATTAATAAGTCCGGGCTGCATGCCAGCGCAATCGCAATCATGGCTCTTTGACGCATTCCCCCGCTAAATTCATGGGGATATTGTTTACTTCGCTCTTCCGGGTTGGGGATTCCCACGAGTTTTAACATCTCAATCGAGCGTTCCCGTGCTTCTTTCTTAGACAGATGCTGATGAATGATCAGCCCCTCTTCTATTTGTTTGCCAATTTTCATGGTAGGGTTAAGAGATGTCATCGGGTCCTGAAATATCATTCCAATGTTGGAACCTTTTATCTTTCGAAGTTCTTTTTTGGATAGATTCAACAACTCTTTTTCCTGAAATCGGATACTCCCCCCTTTAATTATGCCGGGCGGTGTTGGAATCAGCCCCATAATGGATTGCACTGTAACACTTTTTCCGCTTCCACTTTCGCCGACAATCGCCACAACTTCGCCCGTATCAACATGAAATGATACATCTCGTACTGCCTTAACTTCCCCACCATATGTTTTAAAGTTAATTTTTAAATTTTCCACCTCAAGTAAACGACTCAATTCACAAACCTCCTATTTCCGCGATTGTGGATCAAGAGAATCCTGTAATCCATCACCAAACACATTAAAAGCGAACATTGTTAATGAAATCATGAATGCCGGGAAGAATAGTCTCCACCACTGCCCGGTTAAAATAACGCCGAGTGAATCATTTGCCATTGTTCCCCAACTGGCATGCGGCGCCTGAACACCAAGACCAAGAAAACTTAAAAACGCTTCAGCAAAAATAGCTGTAGGAATAGTAAAAGTAAGGTTGACAATGATAATCCCTAATGTATTGGGCAGCAGATGTCTGTAAATTATTTTCCAGTGTGAAGTCCCCAGCTTTTGTGCCGCCATTACATATTCCTGTTCCTTTAATTGCAATACCTGTCCACGAACAATCCGCGCCATTCCAACCCATCCGGTAACAGATAACGCAATAATAATGGTTGTAATACCGGGATCCATAATAACCATCAAGAGAATCACTACCAGCAAATAGGGAATCCCATACAATATTTCAACCAATCTCATCAAAATACCATCAATTCTATCACCGGTTTTGCCTCTCCCGGCCATATAACCTGATACTCCACCGACAACCACACCAATAATGAGGTCTATAAATGCTGCAAAAAATCCAATTGTTAAAGAAACCCTCGCACCCTGCCACGTTCTAGCCCACATGTCACGGCCTAAATCATCTGTTCCAAACCAGTGTTCAGCGGACGGTGGCAAATTGGTTCCTACTAAGTCCTGCTCTGCAGCATTATAAGGAACCATCGCGGGACCAGCCACTGCAAAAAACATAATTACCAGGAGTAGTACGAAACCTAAAATTGCCAACTTATTTTTAAGTATATTGAGTAGTGTGTCTTTCCAAACACTCAGGCTTGGACGCTGAATGGAGTCCATATATTTTGACGAATCTACCGGACGAAACATAGATTCGGACTGCAGCTTTTCCATCAGTTAATCCTCCTTGCTTGTTAACTTTATCCTCGGATCAATAAACCGGTATGAAATATCTATTAAGAACAAAGTAAAAACTAAAACCGAACTAAAAAATATGGTTATACCCATAATTACCGGGTAATCACGATTAAAAATACTTTCAACAAAGTATTTCCCGATTCCTGGAACAGCGAATATTTTTTCGATAACAAACGTACCTGTAATCAACCCGACAAACAGTGGACCTATGAAAGAAACAACAGGCAATATTGCATTGCGGATTCCATGTTTCGTAACTATTTTTATAGACGATAAACCTTTTGCATCCGCCGTTTTTATATAATTTTGATTCATGACATCAAGCATACTCGACCGCATAAACCTCGCAATAATAGCTAATGGCATTGTCGCCAGTGCAAGCGTTGGTAAAATAGAATGCCAAAATGTTCCCCAGGATGCGACAGGAAGGATTCCGAGTTTTACCGCAAATATATCAATAAGTAATGGCGCTAATATAAAACTCGGTATGGATATTCCAAGAATTGCGAAAGCCATCGATGCATAATCTATTAATTTATTGTGGTATAACGCGGATAGAATCCCTAGTATTAATCCGAAAATAATAGCTATAACCATCGATTGTAGGCCAAGCGTTGCGGAAGCTGGAAATCCGGATACAATAATCTCATTAACGGTACGGCTTTCGGACTGAATAGATGGCCCCAAGTCCAGGAAAACCAGATTTTTCATATACAATATGTACTGGACAGGAATTGGCTCATCAAGATTATACTTCGCCCGCATATTTTCCAGGACCTCTTTTGGAAGAACATTCGTATCTGAAGCAAATGGATCACCTGGAATAAATTTCATAACGATAAATGTAAGTGACGCAATCACCCAAATCGTTAACAGCATTGTTATAAAGCGTTTGACAATATACAAGCTTTATACACCCCCGTCAAAATTAAATTTAAAGGAACGATAAAACATAAACTTACACAAACTAACATTTTTCTTATTCTGCTTATCTTTATTTTTCTTTTGAAATTAGTTCCCTAGGTGAGAAAATTAATATAATGAATAGACGATACCAGTAGTGAAAGTTGAAATTATACTTAATTATAGATACAATATTTACTCAACTCAATGAAGATTTGGAAAATTTATAAATTTAGTAACAAAGAAGCCAATCTATAGTCCTTATTTAGTTTCGCTTGAATTATTTCCTGGGAAATTTGTCTTAAAAGGTAGAAAAAAAGCGAATTGGAGGGAGAACTATCCGAATGTAACTTGCCTGGCACGCAAAATAGCCAGGAGACATAAGTCCCCTGGCTAGTATTTTTATAGATCAGAATATCACAACGTAATAGTAACTGTTCCATTGTTAATTTATATTAAACGCACCGATAATATGATATTACACAAAATCCCTAGGAATTTCTGTATTCCACGTTTTATGGAATATTTCCTCCCCATTTTCATAGGCAATCATAGTATTGGTCAGATAAAATGTTGTTTCATCACTGGTCATTTCACTATGACTTTTCAACTTTGTCTGCCAATCTTCTCGTCCAACTTTTACTTCCCATTTACATTCTGCGCGGGCGCTTAATGGATCATTTTCTTTTATGGTATACGTATTTTGGTTAATACTTCCATACTGCAAACCATTCGAAGGCTGAAAACGTTCGCCTTCATCCGAAAAGTCTTCAAGTTTCCAGGTGCCTGTAATCGTATCATGCGAAACATGCCTGGTTCGGCACTCTGTTCGAATTGTTTCTTTTTCCAATACTTCAGCTGTTTCCGGATTACGAAAGTTTTCAACCTTTTCATCTTCTTTTTGCGGAGTCCTTACCGGTAAAGTAAGATACGTATCTTTACCGGAAAACAGCGTTAATGTCACCGGTTTTGGTGAAGGCCAAGCTTGCGGCCAATACGTTGGAGACAATGCAACTTCCAATTTGTGACCCTTGGGTATCTGCTGTCCGAGTGCATCAAGTTTTACAGTTATATTATACCTTTTGTTGGGTTCCAATGGCTCTGGTTGTTCATGTGAGTTCCTGTGCGTCAGATTCAGCATACCCCAGCTGATTAAAGTGGATTCCCCGGTTGGAGCTTTATCGGAGAGTCGTACTGCCAACAAGGCATTTTTCTGGTTTGACGACAAAGAAGCATGAAAAACCGGATTTCCCAACAATTCTGTTGTTTCTTCAAAGGGGTCAGATGTAAACACAACCGATTTACCATTTTCCAGTCGTTGATCAGCTGGTAAATCACCAGGTTGACCAAAAGGACAGAAAACACCTGCATAGAATCCGTGTTCCTGTACACTTGGAATTGCCAATTCCGTAGAATCAGCTGGAATTTTGTTCAGTTTTCCTTCTTCCAGGTATAATGATTGTTCACTAACATTATTGGATGGCCAAGCAGTATCCGCTACCCATTTACCGGGACGCTCATCGTAGCTGACCGCTGGCAATTCACTGTCCTGTATCCAGGAAATCAGCTTCGGTTCATCCATAATACCGGTTTCCACGCCTTTAAGCCATTGATCCCACCAGCGAAGGCATTCCTGTAAAAATCCGATTGCCGGTTCAGGTGTAGCTACTTCCGGATATTCATGTGCCCATGGACCGATTAACCCCTTTGCGTTTGGCAAGTTTTCAATAAGACGAAAAACCGCGTTAGTATACCCATCCTGCCAGCCACTGACTGCAAAAACAGGTATTTGGATGTCTTCATAGTTTTCACACACAGAGCCATGTTTCCAATATGCATCTCTGCGCTGATGCCGCATCCATTCTTCAACAAACGGCGGTGTATTCTCCAATCGGTTCAACCAATTTTCACGCCAATTGTCACCTACAACCGCCGGATCCTGTGGTCGCGCATTATATACAAACATTGTCGATGCCCACCAAAGCATATCCGAACCTAATATGTTGCCGCCCCTATAATGGACATCGTCTGCATAACGGTCATCTGTAGAACATAATGTAATAATTGTTTTCAGTGCGGGATGTTTTCGGGCTGCAACTTGCAAACCATTAAAACCCCCCCATGATTTACCAATTATGCCGATGGAACCGGTCGACCATGTTTGTTTTTGAATCCAGTCCAATACTTCCAATGCGTCATCATGTTCTTGTTTTAAATATTCATCAAGCAAAATTCCATCCGAATCCCCGGCACCCCGAATATCCACACGAATGCTTGCATATCCATGTCCCGCAAAATACGGATGTCTTGCCGAGTCACGAATAGCAGTAAAGTCATTTTTTCGATATGGAATATATTCTAAAATAGCTGGTACTGGATTATCTTCTGCATCTTTTGGCAGCCAGATTGTCGTTGCCAGCTTTGATCCGTCTGATAAAGGTATCCATACATGGTCCAATTTCTTTATTTCTCTTGGATAGTCTGTTTTAATGGTACGTTTTTCGGAATCTTGTATATTAAATACCAATCTTTATGCCCTCCTGTTATCTCTAGTGATGTGCGATTAATAATTGTCAGGTTTAAAGTCAATTTGCATACGTTTATCCGGGTTGACCACGCGTATTACACTTTCATAAACATAATACAATGTGCGGTTAATTGCTTCTTCCTTTGTATACATTCGGCGGTGGTTCATCACGGTACTCATCATGCCCTTCCACAGCAACAGTGTCGTATCAGCAATCAACTCAATATCTTGTTGTTTGATATATCCTTCGTCAACAGTACTCTGAATATAGGAAGCACTACGTTTAGAAAAATTATGCTCCGTAATAATTGATTGAATTTGTTCAGGCAATCCAATCAGATCATTTTGGAAAACGTTATAATAATCATTCAACATTTCCTCTGCCACCAATCCTAAATTATCCATAAAAATGACAGAGTATATGTTTGGCTGATCAAAGGAATGTTTACAAAAACACTCCCAGGAGTAAAGCCATTTTTCCACTGTATTTGTTCCCTTTTTCATATATATTGGTAATTCTTCAATATACCCGGTTGTAAATCGCATGGCTGCAAAAAATTTCAAGTGGGATAAATCCTTGAAATAATTATATGCCGTTGAACTGGTGAACCCTGCCTTGTCTGCAATTTTCCGGATCGTTACATGATCAATTCCTTCTTCTTCAATAACTTCTGTTGCCGCATCTATGAAATAACGC is a genomic window containing:
- a CDS encoding S9 family peptidase; the protein is MNSVNDRTLHTYLTVQSANQPSVIPNESAVTFITKKSGMPQVWKCDMASLEVKQFTDFPDRTLSVHHSPTGAQTIVGMDYEGNEKQQFYLLSEGDTKVEELVVSKEYFHEFGGWSTDGTKIAYSSNRRHPGYFDVYIFDLATKTEKKVYEIDGNCTPLCWTKDGGKLLLSIPETNIDQSLYVLDLDTKTINRLGSKKEHARYQSVELTADGKGGYLLTDSGLDTLGIVRFLFSEPSEMAFLFTAENWDVEEIKLSPEEDKLAFSINEGGVSRLGIFNIANHTHFYINSLPSGVYQSFSWSTNNELILSVKSAVLPGDIWKVSLEEDIAERLTYVGDVKGIEPLMEPELCSFSSFDGVEVPYFYYSKQSEFQPVVVYVHGGPESQIKAEYNPVIQFLAANGFAVVAPNVRGSMGYGRNYVKLDDKRKRLNAVADLKWLVKHLVDQKHADPDKVGIMGRSYGGFMVLAALTHYPDIWAAAVDIVGISHFRTFLENTGPWRRKLREAEYGSLQDHADFFEEIAPLNLTGNISAPLLVFHGRNDTRVPVMEAVQLTDDLKRQNKSVELTIFDDEGHQTEKLKNHIQMNSQTIKFFQKHLERR
- a CDS encoding ABC transporter ATP-binding protein, whose translation is MSRLLEVENLKINFKTYGGEVKAVRDVSFHVDTGEVVAIVGESGSGKSVTVQSIMGLIPTPPGIIKGGSIRFQEKELLNLSKKELRKIKGSNIGMIFQDPMTSLNPTMKIGKQIEEGLIIHQHLSKKEARERSIEMLKLVGIPNPEERSKQYPHEFSGGMRQRAMIAIALACSPDLLIADEPTTALDVTIQAQVLELMKGLQKEMNTSIILITHDLGVVAETAQRVIVMYGGMMVESGTILDLFENPKHPYTWGLLNSLPNTDEKEQKQLEPIEGSPPDLFSPPKGCPFAPRCKFAMEVCLEEMPGSYEIDEGHLAKCWLNDARAPKMDEIIAAGGGNA
- a CDS encoding ABC transporter ATP-binding protein — translated: MTEQLVELQSLKKYFRVRKNLNVKSVDDITFSINKGETFGLVGESGSGKSTLGKTLVGLQNPSGGNIIYNGHNVTQLSGEMKKKVNKEMQIIFQDPHASLNPRMRIGDIIAEGLDAYKLFKGKDRTNRIYELLERVGLSSEHAKRYPHEFSGGQRQRVGIARALAVEPNFIVADEPISALDVSIQAQVINLMEDLKRTEGLTYLFIAHDLGMVKHISDRIGVMYLGKMMELSESNAMFSNPLHPYTQALLSAIPKPDPRKTGRERIVLEGDPPSPTNPPSGCRFRTRCPFAMGICATQEPKWMEVERGHWTACHLY
- a CDS encoding ABC transporter permease → MYIVKRFITMLLTIWVIASLTFIVMKFIPGDPFASDTNVLPKEVLENMRAKYNLDEPIPVQYILYMKNLVFLDLGPSIQSESRTVNEIIVSGFPASATLGLQSMVIAIIFGLILGILSALYHNKLIDYASMAFAILGISIPSFILAPLLIDIFAVKLGILPVASWGTFWHSILPTLALATMPLAIIARFMRSSMLDVMNQNYIKTADAKGLSSIKIVTKHGIRNAILPVVSFIGPLFVGLITGTFVIEKIFAVPGIGKYFVESIFNRDYPVIMGITIFFSSVLVFTLFLIDISYRFIDPRIKLTSKED
- a CDS encoding TetR/AcrR family transcriptional regulator — encoded protein: MKSSRKEIQRTRMWRYFIDAATEVIEEEGIDHVTIRKIADKAGFTSSTAYNYFKDLSHLKFFAAMRFTTGYIEELPIYMKKGTNTVEKWLYSWECFCKHSFDQPNIYSVIFMDNLGLVAEEMLNDYYNVFQNDLIGLPEQIQSIITEHNFSKRSASYIQSTVDEGYIKQQDIELIADTTLLLWKGMMSTVMNHRRMYTKEEAINRTLYYVYESVIRVVNPDKRMQIDFKPDNY
- a CDS encoding ABC transporter permease; protein product: MEKLQSESMFRPVDSSKYMDSIQRPSLSVWKDTLLNILKNKLAILGFVLLLVIMFFAVAGPAMVPYNAAEQDLVGTNLPPSAEHWFGTDDLGRDMWARTWQGARVSLTIGFFAAFIDLIIGVVVGGVSGYMAGRGKTGDRIDGILMRLVEILYGIPYLLVVILLMVIMDPGITTIIIALSVTGWVGMARIVRGQVLQLKEQEYVMAAQKLGTSHWKIIYRHLLPNTLGIIIVNLTFTIPTAIFAEAFLSFLGLGVQAPHASWGTMANDSLGVILTGQWWRLFFPAFMISLTMFAFNVFGDGLQDSLDPQSRK
- a CDS encoding CocE/NonD family hydrolase, with the protein product MVFNIQDSEKRTIKTDYPREIKKLDHVWIPLSDGSKLATTIWLPKDAEDNPVPAILEYIPYRKNDFTAIRDSARHPYFAGHGYASIRVDIRGAGDSDGILLDEYLKQEHDDALEVLDWIQKQTWSTGSIGIIGKSWGGFNGLQVAARKHPALKTIITLCSTDDRYADDVHYRGGNILGSDMLWWASTMFVYNARPQDPAVVGDNWRENWLNRLENTPPFVEEWMRHQRRDAYWKHGSVCENYEDIQIPVFAVSGWQDGYTNAVFRLIENLPNAKGLIGPWAHEYPEVATPEPAIGFLQECLRWWDQWLKGVETGIMDEPKLISWIQDSELPAVSYDERPGKWVADTAWPSNNVSEQSLYLEEGKLNKIPADSTELAIPSVQEHGFYAGVFCPFGQPGDLPADQRLENGKSVVFTSDPFEETTELLGNPVFHASLSSNQKNALLAVRLSDKAPTGESTLISWGMLNLTHRNSHEQPEPLEPNKRYNITVKLDALGQQIPKGHKLEVALSPTYWPQAWPSPKPVTLTLFSGKDTYLTLPVRTPQKEDEKVENFRNPETAEVLEKETIRTECRTRHVSHDTITGTWKLEDFSDEGERFQPSNGLQYGSINQNTYTIKENDPLSARAECKWEVKVGREDWQTKLKSHSEMTSDETTFYLTNTMIAYENGEEIFHKTWNTEIPRDFV
- a CDS encoding peptide ABC transporter substrate-binding protein; the encoded protein is MKKWLSALVFIFVISIVLSGCYGGGGEGSASDSGQSGEVKQEIVVNAMTEPPDIDPALATDTTSGWILDHIFEGLYTRDKEGKPVLGAAKDVKVSKDGKTYTFTLRDDAKWSDGSPVTAEDFEYAWKRVLNPKTGSPFAFYFYYIKGAEAYNKGNGSVEDVGINAIDKKTFQVKLNTPLGYFDSLLTLWTFYPVNKEVVKGNENWSAKADTLVGNGPFKLTKWKHDSHVVIEKNEHYYNKDVVNLEKITFEMVNEATTYYQMFKTGELDLIQTLPTDVIKQARENPAFKSVPYYGTYMYMFNVNKEPFTNKKVRKAFAMAINREALTKNVTLGGETPAFGMVPSGAETPKGDFREVGGPQFEENVKKAKQLLEEAKKEEGWNKLPEVTLMYNTSENHKKVAEAVQEMLKDNLGVNIKLANQEWGTYLATTKQHNFQMARMGWIGIFLDPVANLDYYLGDSPNNRTGWVNKEFDSLMAKAKAEQDAKKRYQLLHEAEKILLDEMPFMPVYFYRNTYMTNPNLKDVAYYVNRLPQFKWAKMEPEN
- a CDS encoding DUF3899 domain-containing protein, coding for MWKLGMLYCLMIIAWLCCMALFDWSLMEWINYTFLVGLSSAIITVCIRIWKTGFLDLFNDGFRIMGQFLNPAAKSRSLQRANKRIAEDEDLQQFKAGIAARLFQLTLSVAIISVCLTVIGLLNYYKN